The Mycolicibacterium aichiense region GGCACGGTGATGAACAGTCTTGCGCTGCAAGACTTCCTGGAGAAGGAAGGCATCGTCACCCGGGTCCAGACCGCCATCACCATGGGGCAGGTCGCGGAGCCCTACATCCCGCTGCGTGCGGTGCGGCACCTGGAGAAGGGGCGCGTCGTGATCTTCGGCGCCGGCATGGGTCTGCCGTATTTCTCCACCGACACCACCGCCGCGCAGCGTGCCCTGGAGATTCGCGCGGACATCGTGCTGATGGCCAAGGCGGTCGACGGTGTCTTCACCGCCGACCCGCGGGAGAACCCGAACGCCGAGATGCTCACCGAAATCAGCCACCGCGAAGTGCTCGACCGCGGGCTTCAGGTCGCCGACGCCACGGCGTTCAGTTTGTGCATG contains the following coding sequences:
- the pyrH gene encoding UMP kinase, producing the protein MGETANSNGAGTGELRPHFNRVVLKLGGEMFGGGSVGLDPDVVAQVARQIAEVVRSGVQVAVVIGGGNFFRGAQLQQRGMERTRSDYMGMLGTVMNSLALQDFLEKEGIVTRVQTAITMGQVAEPYIPLRAVRHLEKGRVVIFGAGMGLPYFSTDTTAAQRALEIRADIVLMAKAVDGVFTADPRENPNAEMLTEISHREVLDRGLQVADATAFSLCMDNGMPILVFNLLTDGNIARAVAGEKIGTLVSG